Proteins from a genomic interval of Mesobacillus sp. S13:
- a CDS encoding iron-containing alcohol dehydrogenase family protein: MNFTSVFTNLICMFFVLRQKDKNIRHEGFVSALSGEGYDMIQEFHLPGIIYHGAGSLEKLADAAAGLGAQHLFIVVSSSVLSEPLNLSARLKRLLEKENLGLTIYSGLKGEPTTEHVKEAVNRCLESQADCVVAIGGGSVIDLAKAVSVFTVNPDRHYDEIHSLKKMKRLPLIAVPTTAGTGSEATKVMVITDVESGTKMNPGHPGLIPDIAILDPELTVTLAQSYTAFTGMDALAHAMEAYVSTRATEMSDYFALQAIQLISKALPIAFNKGSDLEAREKMLLGSCFAGIAFSNSSTNLAHATGRALGARFHMPHGLSVALLLPFVIEYGIKASQERYAILGKLLNPEAIGSEAETAQETLKMVLDLNDQFHIWEAGADYINQTHEGVIPLLVENALAGNGILTNQEVPDCNDIDKIYQKLFNKISEYSVC, from the coding sequence TTGAATTTTACATCAGTTTTTACAAACCTGATATGTATGTTTTTCGTATTAAGACAAAAAGACAAAAATATTCGTCATGAAGGATTTGTAAGCGCTTTATCTGGAGAGGGGTATGATATGATTCAGGAATTTCACCTACCCGGAATTATTTATCATGGAGCGGGGAGTTTAGAGAAGTTGGCAGATGCAGCAGCAGGTCTTGGAGCCCAACATCTGTTTATTGTGGTTAGTTCCAGTGTGTTGAGTGAGCCGCTGAATCTGAGTGCACGGTTAAAAAGATTGTTGGAGAAGGAAAATCTCGGACTGACAATTTATTCTGGATTAAAAGGTGAGCCAACGACTGAACATGTGAAAGAGGCCGTCAATCGCTGCTTGGAAAGCCAGGCTGATTGTGTAGTTGCCATTGGCGGAGGGAGTGTAATTGATTTGGCAAAGGCCGTTTCAGTTTTTACAGTAAATCCCGATCGTCATTATGACGAGATTCATAGCTTGAAAAAAATGAAAAGGTTACCTCTTATTGCTGTACCAACGACTGCAGGAACCGGTTCGGAGGCAACGAAGGTAATGGTTATAACAGACGTTGAAAGTGGGACTAAAATGAATCCGGGCCATCCAGGTTTAATTCCGGATATTGCGATTTTAGATCCTGAATTAACAGTGACTCTGGCGCAATCCTATACTGCCTTTACTGGTATGGATGCCTTAGCACATGCAATGGAAGCCTATGTATCGACACGGGCAACAGAAATGAGCGACTATTTCGCTTTACAGGCGATTCAGCTTATTAGTAAAGCTTTGCCTATTGCTTTTAATAAAGGAAGTGATTTAGAGGCACGAGAAAAAATGCTGCTTGGCAGCTGCTTTGCCGGGATTGCGTTCTCGAATTCTTCTACTAATCTTGCTCATGCAACAGGAAGGGCTTTGGGGGCAAGATTCCATATGCCGCATGGGTTGAGCGTAGCCTTATTACTTCCGTTTGTTATCGAGTATGGAATTAAGGCTTCACAGGAAAGATATGCAATCTTAGGAAAACTACTTAACCCAGAGGCTATCGGCTCTGAGGCGGAGACGGCACAAGAAACCCTTAAGATGGTTTTGGATTTAAATGATCAGTTTCACATATGGGAAGCTGGAGCAGATTATATAAATCAAACACATGAAGGTGTAATACCGTTGCTTGTAGAAAATGCGTTAGCGGGAAATGGGATCCTCACCAATCAAGAGGTCCCAGATTGCAATGATATTGATAAAATCTATCAAAAACTATTCAATAAAATATCTGAATATTCAGTATGTTAA
- a CDS encoding thiamine pyrophosphate-binding protein, with amino-acid sequence MAEMTGGEVIAKMLSIENVEKVFGIIDGTYFGFYSTLQKYDIDLISPRHETTAAHMAGAYARVTGKLGVCMASNGPGVANILPGLVVEEAEGNRVLVITSARRTGIMYPDRGGTYQCFDQTGVISQIAKWSETVPSFDRIPEMMRTALRKCYEGRPGIVHIDIPENILNTKVKCDLSFWEPKQYRVTELPGATENQLEAACDLLINAEFPVIHAGSGVIHSGASEELEMVAELLQSMVTTSWAARGAMSESNPLMMPMIYLQTNNKIRNEADVVLVLGSRIGETDWWGKAPYWDSSQKMIQVDIDHGTLGANKPAELAIQADIKTFLTQFYQKLQQRKESIHTTNRKASIQKHIAEKEKNRKKLDQHLEDFAVPMNTAHVPVISQQVFPPGTNLVIDGGNTTIWTNFYYSIDKPGSVFSTYKFGMLGAGIGQALGVAAANPERPVCCIIGDGAMGFHPQEIETAVRNNLQVIYIVVCDRQWGMVKMNQHFALKPIKTVLKKSLSDEESINTDLGEIKFDMLAESMGAHGEHVNDPKDLKGAIERSLMTGKCSVIQVDVDPVKHMWAPGLRYFKDMHQEPKGK; translated from the coding sequence ATGGCTGAAATGACGGGCGGAGAAGTAATCGCAAAGATGTTAAGCATTGAAAATGTGGAGAAGGTTTTTGGCATTATAGATGGGACGTATTTTGGTTTCTATTCTACTCTTCAAAAATATGATATTGATTTGATTTCTCCAAGGCATGAAACAACAGCTGCACACATGGCTGGTGCCTATGCTAGGGTGACAGGGAAATTGGGAGTATGCATGGCTAGCAATGGTCCTGGTGTGGCAAATATTCTCCCTGGTTTAGTTGTTGAAGAAGCAGAGGGGAATCGGGTGTTAGTGATTACGAGTGCCAGAAGGACAGGGATCATGTATCCTGATCGCGGAGGAACCTATCAATGCTTCGATCAGACAGGTGTCATTTCTCAAATTGCGAAATGGAGTGAAACGGTACCATCATTTGATCGTATCCCAGAAATGATGAGGACAGCATTAAGGAAGTGTTACGAGGGAAGGCCGGGCATTGTCCATATCGATATACCGGAAAATATCCTGAATACGAAAGTGAAATGTGACCTGAGTTTTTGGGAACCGAAACAATACCGTGTGACAGAATTGCCGGGAGCAACAGAAAATCAGCTTGAGGCTGCATGTGACCTGTTGATTAATGCAGAATTTCCGGTCATCCACGCTGGCAGCGGTGTCATCCATTCCGGAGCTTCTGAGGAGTTAGAAATGGTCGCTGAACTTTTGCAGTCAATGGTGACGACAAGCTGGGCTGCACGAGGAGCCATGTCTGAGAGTAACCCGCTTATGATGCCAATGATCTATTTGCAGACGAACAATAAAATCAGGAACGAAGCAGATGTCGTATTGGTACTTGGTTCGAGAATCGGGGAAACAGACTGGTGGGGAAAAGCGCCTTATTGGGATTCAAGCCAAAAAATGATTCAGGTCGACATAGATCACGGGACATTGGGCGCCAACAAACCAGCAGAGCTGGCAATTCAGGCAGACATCAAAACTTTCCTAACACAATTCTACCAAAAGCTTCAGCAGCGTAAAGAATCTATTCATACAACGAATCGAAAAGCTTCAATCCAGAAACATATCGCTGAAAAAGAAAAGAATAGAAAGAAGCTTGATCAGCATTTGGAGGACTTCGCTGTGCCAATGAATACAGCGCATGTCCCTGTCATAAGCCAGCAGGTTTTCCCTCCAGGAACTAACCTGGTCATAGATGGCGGGAATACAACGATTTGGACCAATTTCTATTATTCAATCGACAAACCAGGCTCTGTTTTTTCTACCTATAAATTTGGAATGCTTGGAGCAGGTATCGGCCAGGCACTCGGTGTTGCTGCCGCAAATCCAGAACGTCCTGTCTGCTGCATAATTGGTGACGGAGCCATGGGCTTTCACCCTCAGGAAATTGAAACGGCGGTCCGGAACAATTTGCAGGTTATTTATATCGTCGTCTGCGATCGGCAGTGGGGAATGGTGAAAATGAACCAGCATTTCGCTTTGAAACCAATCAAGACGGTTTTGAAAAAGTCCTTAAGTGATGAAGAAAGTATTAATACGGATTTAGGAGAAATCAAGTTTGATATGCTTGCAGAAAGCATGGGGGCGCATGGGGAGCATGTAAACGACCCGAAAGATCTTAAAGGGGCAATAGAGCGGTCCTTGATGACCGGTAAATGTTCGGTTATCCAGGTGGATGTTGACCCGGTAAAACATATGTGGGCTCCTGGATTGAGGTATTTTAAAGACATGCACCAGGAACCAAAGGGGAAATAA
- a CDS encoding GntR family transcriptional regulator codes for MVEIDMENPIPYHVQIKNLLRKEIIDGRYKEKIPSERELMNRFSVSRTTVREAITHLVNDGVLTKVHGKGTYISPKRPIEEWLNSLHSLTETVRKMGMKPGSVLLNSGVMTEPRYFADKIGEKEFFTIERLRTADGDPIAIERHYYSREIGHQLSKHDLETAVIYELIEKKLGIELHQAEQFISCKRISDMDAENLGIPKGINVLCVERLIKGADGKPIEFYISFYKPDMYVFRIKTKRQKYSS; via the coding sequence TTGGTTGAGATAGATATGGAGAATCCGATTCCTTACCATGTGCAAATTAAAAACTTACTGAGGAAGGAGATTATAGATGGCCGATACAAAGAAAAAATCCCCAGCGAAAGGGAATTGATGAATCGCTTTTCAGTGAGCAGGACGACAGTAAGAGAGGCGATTACACACTTAGTTAACGATGGGGTGTTGACTAAGGTACATGGAAAAGGCACGTATATTTCACCGAAGCGGCCCATTGAGGAGTGGCTTAACTCCTTACATAGTTTAACAGAGACAGTGCGGAAAATGGGGATGAAACCTGGATCGGTCTTGTTGAATAGTGGAGTGATGACTGAGCCAAGATACTTTGCAGATAAGATCGGGGAAAAGGAGTTTTTTACAATCGAAAGGCTTCGGACTGCAGATGGAGATCCAATTGCAATAGAACGCCACTACTACAGCCGGGAAATTGGACACCAACTTTCTAAGCATGATTTAGAGACAGCAGTTATCTATGAATTGATTGAAAAGAAGCTTGGCATTGAACTTCATCAGGCTGAACAGTTCATTTCCTGTAAAAGAATTTCAGATATGGATGCTGAAAATCTAGGGATCCCTAAAGGTATTAATGTTCTTTGTGTCGAGCGTTTAATCAAAGGTGCAGATGGAAAGCCGATTGAATTTTACATCAGTTTTTACAAACCTGATATGTATGTTTTTCGTATTAAGACAAAAAGACAAAAATATTCGTCATGA
- a CDS encoding bile acid:sodium symporter family protein — protein sequence MGIDQVTLNFNSATLTIMNILIGFIMFGVALDLKVDDFKRTLSTPKPVLIGLIAQFFLLPAFTFLLVMIVKPLPSIALGLFLVAACPGGNLSNFLTYLGKGNTPLSISMSAISTVLAIFMTPFNTLFWGSLYPGTNELVRSFSISPIDMLVTIFIMLGVPLVAGMYIGYKYPGWASRTNKWMKRFSIIFFILFVLASLASNFTYFLDFVGMVAIVVFLHNLVAILLGYFSSRVAGLPEKDRRAIAIEVGIQNSGLGLILIFNFFDGLGGMAIVAAWWAIWHIVSGLSLATFWSKREPENTAINGGIQV from the coding sequence ATGGGAATCGATCAAGTAACTCTTAACTTTAACTCCGCCACTCTGACCATTATGAATATATTGATCGGATTTATTATGTTCGGTGTAGCGCTAGATTTGAAAGTGGACGATTTTAAAAGGACTCTCTCCACACCTAAACCGGTATTGATCGGGCTCATCGCTCAATTTTTCCTGCTGCCAGCTTTTACTTTCTTGCTGGTCATGATTGTAAAACCATTGCCCAGTATTGCGTTAGGTTTGTTTTTGGTTGCAGCTTGCCCGGGCGGGAATCTATCAAATTTCTTAACGTATTTAGGGAAGGGAAATACACCTTTATCAATTAGCATGTCTGCAATCTCCACTGTTTTGGCTATATTCATGACTCCATTCAACACCTTATTTTGGGGCTCATTATATCCAGGAACAAATGAGTTGGTGCGCTCATTTTCCATCAGTCCGATTGATATGCTAGTCACGATTTTTATTATGCTGGGTGTACCTCTTGTAGCTGGAATGTATATTGGCTACAAATATCCAGGGTGGGCGAGCAGGACAAATAAATGGATGAAACGGTTTTCGATTATCTTTTTCATCCTGTTCGTATTAGCATCACTGGCGTCCAACTTCACCTATTTCCTTGATTTTGTTGGCATGGTGGCCATCGTGGTCTTTCTTCATAATCTTGTTGCCATCCTGTTGGGCTATTTTTCTTCCCGGGTTGCCGGGCTTCCTGAAAAAGACAGAAGAGCAATCGCAATCGAAGTTGGCATCCAAAATTCAGGACTGGGATTAATCCTGATCTTTAATTTCTTTGATGGCCTGGGCGGAATGGCCATCGTAGCGGCATGGTGGGCAATCTGGCATATTGTTTCCGGATTGTCACTGGCTACTTTCTGGTCAAAAAGAGAGCCTGAAAATACAGCGATCAACGGAGGTATACAAGTATGA
- a CDS encoding SDR family oxidoreductase, translating to MNILITGAAGYLGTQLVKRLIEENKTAGQKWNIFATDIRPEFTFNEEDGIRYIQMDVRSTLVQEVMKENQIHTVVHLATIVTPGKKSNREFEYSVDVKGTENILKACAENQVKRVVVTSSGAAYGYHADNPEWIKEDDAIRGNEEFSYSHHKRLVEELMAEYREKHPQLEQIIFRIGTILGDTVNNQITNLFEKRVLLGIKGSNSPFVFIWDQDVVGCLIKGIRGKETGIFNVAGDGALTIDDIGEILGKPVIRIPAWLIKSVLFILKRLSLTQYGEEQVNFLRYRPVLDNHNLKNEFYYTPKKTSREVFLYYVGKKNSMVNRSGKSVVV from the coding sequence ATGAATATCCTCATCACTGGTGCAGCAGGTTATCTAGGTACACAGCTTGTAAAACGGCTGATTGAAGAGAATAAAACAGCAGGACAGAAGTGGAACATTTTCGCGACTGATATTAGACCTGAATTTACTTTTAATGAGGAAGATGGAATTAGATATATTCAAATGGACGTGCGTTCTACATTGGTCCAGGAAGTGATGAAAGAAAATCAAATTCATACGGTTGTCCACCTTGCGACAATCGTTACGCCTGGTAAAAAGAGCAACCGCGAATTCGAATATTCCGTGGATGTCAAAGGAACGGAAAACATATTAAAGGCATGTGCAGAAAATCAGGTGAAAAGAGTCGTGGTAACATCAAGCGGGGCTGCCTATGGTTATCATGCCGATAATCCGGAATGGATCAAAGAGGACGATGCAATCAGGGGGAATGAGGAGTTTTCCTATTCTCACCATAAGCGGCTCGTCGAAGAGCTTATGGCAGAATACCGGGAAAAGCATCCGCAACTTGAGCAGATTATTTTCCGGATTGGGACGATTTTGGGAGACACGGTGAATAACCAGATTACAAACCTTTTCGAAAAAAGGGTTCTTCTAGGGATTAAGGGGTCAAATAGCCCTTTTGTGTTCATCTGGGACCAGGATGTTGTAGGGTGTCTGATCAAAGGAATCAGAGGCAAGGAAACCGGCATTTTTAACGTAGCAGGGGATGGAGCGCTGACAATCGATGATATCGGAGAAATACTTGGTAAGCCTGTCATCCGCATACCAGCCTGGCTGATCAAATCAGTCCTTTTTATCCTCAAGCGGTTATCCCTGACCCAATACGGAGAAGAACAAGTAAACTTCCTAAGATACCGGCCTGTATTAGATAACCATAATCTGAAGAATGAATTCTACTACACGCCAAAAAAGACATCTCGTGAAGTATTTCTCTATTATGTCGGGAAGAAGAATTCCATGGTAAACAGATCAGGAAAAAGTGTGGTCGTTTAA